A window of Cygnus atratus isolate AKBS03 ecotype Queensland, Australia chromosome 24, CAtr_DNAZoo_HiC_assembly, whole genome shotgun sequence contains these coding sequences:
- the TULP1 gene encoding tubby-related protein 1, translating to MPLQTEILREVWAAESPSEESGSPQQQKSKQKPKKKRQEPAPEPAPEAKPRRLRVKKPGESGGAEEPPAQAQGVKKLRKKKEEKGEEESDKDRCPKVTREPRKKKESPAPRSRVAKGPKKQQEPAEDSEDDDDEEEEVEDKDPPKKLKKKLPKEPPAGEGREKKLKPKGDKSDPDGKAKPTKSTKKEPTAMFQVNGEKKEKKSKKKAAAGSDEEDDSDSSTKPIRSEKKKNPVSLFQTGGDPPKEKKTRKKAPPKAAESEEETLETPQKNSNKKGKGKKSKKKEERPPSPVIEVDNLEEFVLRPAPQGVTIKCRVTRDKKGMDRGLYPTYYLHLDNDKKVFLLAGRKRKKSKTSNYLISIDPTDLSRGGENFIGKLRSNLMGTKFTVFDNGANPDRANADWSNVRQELSAVVYETNVLGFKGPRKMTVIIPGMNSDNERVPIRPRNDNDGLLMRWQNKNMDNVIELHNKAPVWNDETQSYVLNFHGRVTHASVKNFQIVHGSDPDYIVMQFGRVADDAFTMDYNYPLCALQAFAIALSSFDGKLACE from the exons TGCACCGGAGCCCGCACCCGAAGCCAAGCCCCGGCGGCTGCGGGTGAAGAAGCCGGGCGAGTCGGGAGGTGCAGAGGAGCCACCTGCCCAGGCACAGG GGGTGAAGAagctgaggaagaagaaggaggagaaaggggaggaggagagtgACAAGGACCGCTGCCCCAAAGTCACCCGGGAGCCCCGAAAGAAGAAGGAgagccccgcgccccgctcccGTGTGGCCAAGGGCCCGAAGAAGCAGCAAG AGCCGGCCGAGGACTCGGAGGATGACGatgatgaggaagaggaggtggaggaTAAGGATCCGCCGAAAAAGCTCAAGAAGAAGCTGCCCAAAGAGCCCCCCGCGGGTGAAGGCCGGGAGAAGAAGCTGAAGCCAAAGG GAGACAAGAGCGACCCCGATGGCAAAGCCAAACCCACCAAGAGCACCAAGAAGGAGCCGACGGCCATGTTCCAGGTGAAtggggagaagaaggagaagaaaagcaagaagaaag CCGCCGCCGGCAGCGATGAGGAGGACGACTCCGACTCCAGCACCAAACCCATCAGGTcggagaagaagaaaaacccCGTGTCCCTCTTCCAGACCGGCGGGGACCCCcccaaggagaagaaaaccagaaagaaag CGCCTCCCAAAGCAGCCGAAAGCGAGGAGGAGACCCTGGAGACGCCGCAGAAAAATTCCAACAAGAAGGGCAAAGGGAAGAAATCCAAGAag AAGGAGGAGAGGCCTCCGTCACCCGTCATCGAGGTGGATAACCTGGAGGAGTTCGTGCTGCGCCCGGCTCCGCAGGGGGTGACCATCAAGTGCCGGGTGACGCGGGACAAGAAGGGCATGGACCGGGGGCTGTACCCCACTTATTACCTGCACTTGGATAACGACAAAAAG GTCTTCCTCCTCGCCGGGAGGAAGCGCAAGAAGAGCAAAACCTCCAACTACCTCATCTCCATCGACCCCACGGACCTGTCGCGGGGCGGCGAGAACTTCATCGGGAAGCTGAG gtcCAACCTGATGGGGACGAAGTTCACCGTGTTCGACAACGGGGCCAACCCGGACAGGGCCAACGCCGACTGGTCCAACGTGCGGCAGGAGCTCTCGGCCGTGGTTTAC GAGACGAACGTCCTGGGGTTCAAAGGGCCCCGCAAGATGACAGTCATCATCCCTGGGATGAACTCGGATAATGAGAGGGTGCCCATCCGGCCCCGAAAT gacAACGACGGCCTCCTCATGAGATGGCAGAACAAGAACATGGACAACGTGATCGAGCTGCACAACAAGGCGCCGGTGTGGAATGACGAGACCCAGTCCTACGTCCTCAACTTCCACGGCCGCGTCACCCACGCCTCCGTTAAAAACTTCCAGATTGTGCACGGCAGCGACC CCGACTACATCGTGATGCAGTTCGGGCGCGTGGCCGACGACGCCTTCACCATGGACTACAACTACCCGCTGTGCGCCCTGCAGGCCTTCGCCATCGCCCTCTCCAGCTTCGACGGGAAGCTGGCCTGCGAGTag